Proteins found in one Cyprinus carpio isolate SPL01 chromosome B10, ASM1834038v1, whole genome shotgun sequence genomic segment:
- the rhbdd2 gene encoding rhomboid domain-containing protein 2, with protein sequence MHSTLKKWKKTFADFAPDIELTCGVAIVIVLSCVFSVTPYYLDIPEHFFSLESSAVISGHVYKLFTYFLYHKNMMLLFLSAVLMAFPCSGLERGIGTVRFLYRSLLLSSICGLLHVLLESLLFSPSSRSSVNGLIPLALSVLGMITINSAMRKAYIMGVSVPTSSLPWIILIILTLFFPNAFFLCNVLAIITGMLHGMGWFSLLEMSESRASVLEKKFPFRLLKHIPGVQFIPASTEERKKPLDLTNAPPGSYPVQAYAPVNATSGQVMGSLPNTVDGWPVSLYPQQQYTFTSPYAKVSIGHDHGHGHGHGHSHGHHHGHSHHTGSPWMPMSPYAQHQFRPPVNMTGQPFTKLPQPGVPFTPPISQPETGVPSFPTTPPGAPVSLSS encoded by the exons ATGCATAGCACTTTGAAAAAGTGGAAGAAGACGTTTGCAGATTTTGCACCGGATATAGAGTTGACCTGTGGGGTAGCGATTGTGATCGTGCTGTCATGTGTTTTTAGTGTCACACCATATTACTTAGATATTCCAGAGCACTTTTTCAGTCTGGAGTCCAGTGCTGTCATCAGCGGCCATG TCTACAAACTCTTCACCTATTTCCTCTACCACAAGAATATGATGCTTTTGTTCCTAAGTGCCGTTCTGATGGCGTTTCCCTGTAGTGGGCTGGAGCGAGGAATCGGAACGGTCAGATTCCTCTACCGGTCACTGCTGCTGTCGTCCATCTGTGGACTCCTACATGTGCTGCTGGAGTCACTGCTGTTCTCCCCGTCCAGTAGGAGCTCAGTAAATGGGCTCATCCCATTAGCCCTGTCCGTCCTGGGAATGATAACCATCAATTCTGCTATGCGGAAGGCATATATTATGGGCGTCAGTGTGCCTACTTCATCTCTCCCCTGGATTATTCTAATAATTCTAACCCTGTTCTTTCCAAACGCTTTTTTCCTTTGCAACGTCCTGGCCATCATTACAGGAATGTTAC ATGGAATGGGATGGTTTTCATTATTAGAGATGTCCGAATCTAGAGCTTCCGTCTTGGAGAAGAAGTTCCCTTTTCGCTTGCTAAAGCATATACCTGGTGTCCAGTTCATTCCTGCATCGACCGAAGAGCGCAAAAAGCCACTTGACCTCAC AAACGCTCCACCAGGGTCGTACCCTGTCCAGGCCTACGCTCCAGTAAATGCAACCAGTGGTCAAGTTATGGGAAGCCTACCCAACACAGTCGATGGTTGGCCCGTCTCACTGTATCCTCAACAGCAATACACATTTACTTCACCTTACGCTAAAGTCAGCATTGGTCACGATCATGGACATGGACACGGTCATGGTCACAGCCATGGACATCATCATGGGCACAGCCATCACACCGGCAGCCCGTGGATGCCGATGTCCCCATATGCTCAGCATCAGTTCAGGCCTCCAGTCAACATGACAGGTCAACCCTTTACTAAACTGCCTCAGCCAGGAGTGCCATTCACACCTCCGATCTCACAGCCAGAGACTGGAGTGCCTTCGTTTCCCACAACTCCCCCTGGAGCCCCTGTGTCATTGTCATCCTAG